The Bacillus sp. Y1 genome has a window encoding:
- the rhaB gene encoding rhamnulokinase, translating into MNKYSIAVDIGASSGRLMLGHRENGHLQLRELYRFENKIVQKGNYFCWELDRLFDEIKTGLKKCRELGIQPDSIGIDTWAVDFVLLDENDQPLTEAVSYRDPRTDGMMEEVFELISKERLYLETGIQFQKFNTIYQLYSLKKNHPDILAKAKSFLMIPDYLNFLLTGNKSNEYTNATSTQLVNAFTKKWDYELLDILGINKDMFHEIQLPKTILGNLKEELVSELGFDMNVILPATHDTGSAVISVPEEESTIYISSGTWSLMGTENHFPICVTKALDYNFTNEGGIDYRFRFLKNIMGLWMIQEVKRNYDHEYTFAKLVELAEEAGDFQSIVNVNDDRFLKPENMIQEIMNYCIETGQRVPSKPGEVAKCVYDSLASSYKETIGEIESIFEKSFDKINVIGGGCQNEMLNQLVADVTNKEVLAGPIEATAIGNIVAQLMALGEFTDLQEVRSVIKQSFEVKKYEPTKSVANS; encoded by the coding sequence ATGAACAAGTACAGTATTGCTGTTGATATTGGTGCTTCAAGTGGAAGATTAATGTTAGGTCATAGAGAAAATGGACATTTACAGTTACGTGAATTATATCGATTTGAAAATAAGATTGTGCAAAAAGGGAACTACTTTTGCTGGGAGCTTGATCGACTGTTTGATGAAATCAAAACAGGGTTAAAAAAGTGCCGTGAACTTGGTATCCAACCAGATAGCATCGGAATCGACACGTGGGCGGTAGATTTTGTCTTACTAGATGAAAATGACCAGCCGCTAACGGAGGCAGTATCCTACCGTGATCCACGAACCGATGGCATGATGGAAGAGGTATTCGAGCTCATCTCCAAGGAACGCCTTTACCTTGAAACAGGGATCCAATTTCAAAAGTTCAACACGATTTATCAGTTATATTCCTTGAAAAAGAACCATCCCGATATCTTAGCGAAAGCAAAATCCTTTTTAATGATACCGGATTATTTGAACTTTTTACTCACAGGAAATAAATCAAATGAATATACAAATGCGACATCCACACAGCTAGTCAATGCTTTTACGAAAAAATGGGACTACGAACTGCTAGATATTTTAGGGATTAATAAGGACATGTTCCATGAAATCCAGCTGCCAAAGACGATTCTAGGAAATTTGAAGGAAGAGCTAGTATCAGAACTTGGCTTTGATATGAACGTCATTCTCCCTGCCACACATGATACCGGATCGGCGGTGATCTCTGTGCCTGAAGAGGAGAGTACCATTTATATTAGCTCAGGAACATGGTCGTTAATGGGGACGGAGAATCATTTCCCTATCTGTGTCACAAAAGCGCTAGATTACAATTTTACCAACGAAGGCGGTATCGACTATCGCTTCCGTTTCTTGAAAAATATTATGGGACTTTGGATGATTCAAGAGGTCAAGCGAAACTACGATCATGAGTACACGTTCGCTAAACTGGTAGAACTGGCGGAAGAGGCAGGAGACTTCCAATCAATCGTAAACGTCAACGATGATCGATTCTTAAAGCCAGAAAATATGATTCAAGAAATTATGAACTATTGTATCGAAACGGGACAAAGGGTGCCTAGTAAACCAGGAGAAGTCGCAAAATGTGTGTATGACAGCTTAGCATCAAGCTACAAAGAAACCATCGGAGAAATTGAAAGCATTTTTGAAAAATCCTTCGACAAGATCAATGTGATCGGTGGTGGCTGTCAAAATGAAATGCTGAATCAGCTTGTCGCGGACGTGACGAATAAAGAAGTGCTGGCTGGACCGATCGAAGCAACAGCCATTGGTAATATCGTAGCTCAATTGATGGCATTAGGTGAATTTACGGATTTACAGGAAGTACGTTCTGTAATCAAACAATCGTTTGAAGTAAAAAAATACGAACCTACTAAATCAGTAGCCAACTCATAA
- the rhaA gene encoding L-rhamnose isomerase, with product MTIKENFELAKQAYSKWGIDVEEVLQKLKQVPISIHCWQGDDVGGFEVNPSELSGGIDVTGNYPGKATTPEQLRSDLEKALSLIPGKHRVNLHAIYAETNGEVVERDQLEPKHFENWVAWAKEQGLGLDYNPTLFSHPKASDGLTLSHPDEEIREFWINHCIGSRKIGEYFGKELGTPALTNIWIPDGYKDIPSDRLTPRQRLKDSLDKIFAVPVDESYNLDAVESKVFGIGSESYVVGSHEFYLGYALKNDKICLLDTGHYHPTETVSNKISSMLLYSDNLALHVSRPVRWDSDHVVILDDELKEIALEIVRNDALNRVIIGLDFFDASINRVAAWTIGTRNMVKALLYAMLVPNEKLKQLQEEGNFTERLALMEEFKTYPFGAIWDYYCEQMGVPVKEAWLEEVKSYEKEVLSKR from the coding sequence ATGACTATTAAAGAAAATTTTGAACTAGCGAAGCAAGCATACTCAAAATGGGGAATCGATGTTGAAGAGGTATTACAAAAGCTAAAACAAGTGCCTATTTCTATCCACTGCTGGCAAGGCGATGACGTGGGAGGATTTGAAGTAAATCCTAGTGAGCTATCTGGAGGAATTGATGTAACAGGGAACTACCCTGGAAAGGCAACGACACCGGAGCAATTGCGTAGCGACCTAGAAAAAGCACTGTCACTTATTCCAGGAAAACATCGTGTAAACCTTCATGCCATTTACGCAGAAACAAACGGGGAAGTAGTAGAACGTGATCAGCTAGAGCCGAAGCATTTTGAAAATTGGGTAGCTTGGGCGAAGGAACAAGGATTAGGGCTAGATTATAACCCAACCCTTTTCTCCCATCCAAAAGCATCAGATGGATTAACCCTTTCACATCCAGATGAAGAGATCCGAGAGTTTTGGATTAATCACTGTATCGGAAGTAGAAAAATCGGGGAGTATTTCGGAAAAGAACTAGGAACACCAGCATTAACAAATATTTGGATTCCAGATGGCTATAAAGACATTCCGAGTGACAGACTGACTCCAAGACAGCGCTTGAAGGATTCTTTAGATAAAATCTTTGCTGTACCAGTGGATGAGTCATACAATCTTGATGCCGTAGAAAGCAAAGTATTTGGAATTGGTTCTGAATCGTATGTGGTCGGTTCTCATGAATTTTACTTGGGATATGCATTAAAGAACGATAAAATCTGCTTGCTTGATACAGGGCACTACCATCCAACAGAAACGGTATCCAACAAAATTTCTTCGATGCTTTTATATAGTGACAATTTAGCTCTTCACGTATCAAGACCCGTTCGCTGGGATAGTGACCATGTCGTGATTTTAGATGATGAACTAAAAGAAATTGCCCTTGAAATTGTTCGTAACGATGCCCTGAATCGAGTGATTATTGGACTAGATTTCTTTGATGCAAGTATCAACCGTGTAGCGGCTTGGACAATCGGTACAAGAAATATGGTGAAGGCACTGTTATACGCAATGCTTGTACCAAACGAAAAATTAAAACAGCTTCAAGAAGAAGGCAATTTTACCGAAAGATTAGCATTAATGGAGGAATTCAAAACCTATCCGTTCGGAGCGATTTGGGATTACTATTGTGAACAAATGGGTGTGCCTGTAAAAGAGGCTTGGTTAGAAGAAGTAAAATCATACGAAAAAGAAGTACTTTCAAAAAGATAA
- a CDS encoding DeoR/GlpR family DNA-binding transcription regulator: protein MLVAERQRKIVDLVNERLSIRVSELSKIFSVTEETIRRDLEKLEKDGFLERSHGGAVSIEKEDNEVSYLEREITRAAEKRAIALEAVKMVEPGDQIVLDASTTAWYMAKELPDMPLTVLTNSIKVALELSKKEQIRVISTGGNLMSISLSYVGPLAERSLKMYHVNKMFFSCKAIHPDGGLSDTNELQALLKKDMIQIADKVILMADSSKFGKRAFSQINSLSAVHSIITDSNMDDRTRERLEEKEVKLLFVNI from the coding sequence GTGCTTGTAGCTGAAAGGCAAAGGAAAATTGTTGATCTAGTCAATGAGCGTTTAAGTATAAGAGTGTCCGAACTGAGCAAAATTTTTTCAGTGACGGAAGAAACCATTCGTAGAGATCTTGAAAAATTAGAAAAGGATGGCTTTTTGGAAAGAAGTCATGGCGGTGCCGTAAGTATTGAAAAGGAAGATAATGAAGTTTCTTATTTGGAAAGAGAAATTACAAGAGCGGCTGAAAAGCGTGCCATTGCGTTAGAAGCGGTAAAAATGGTGGAGCCGGGGGACCAGATCGTTCTTGATGCGAGCACAACCGCTTGGTATATGGCGAAAGAACTGCCAGACATGCCGTTAACGGTACTAACAAATTCGATTAAAGTGGCCCTAGAGCTGAGTAAAAAGGAACAAATTCGTGTCATCTCAACGGGTGGAAACCTGATGTCGATATCTCTTTCGTATGTGGGTCCTCTAGCAGAACGTTCCTTGAAAATGTACCATGTGAACAAAATGTTCTTTTCATGTAAGGCGATTCATCCAGATGGTGGACTTAGCGATACGAATGAATTGCAAGCGTTATTAAAAAAGGATATGATTCAGATTGCTGATAAAGTGATCTTAATGGCGGATTCCAGCAAGTTTGGAAAAAGAGCCTTCTCTCAAATAAACTCATTATCAGCAGTGCATAGCATTATTACCGATTCAAACATGGATGATCGAACACGAGAGAGGCTTGAAGAAAAGGAAGTTAAATTACTATTTGTAAATATATAA
- a CDS encoding response regulator transcription factor: MAKIMVVDDESPIRELVRLYLEDEGFEIVEKANGVDALEYAENNPLDLVILDIMMPKLDGWGLCKELRELGDIPILMITSKGEAQDKIKGFKLGTDDYLVKPFDPLELVMRVRALLKRYRISASHVIKLGELELDRKTYHIVYPDKRRVTIPMKEFELLYKLGSYSGQLFTRDNLIEQIWGIDYEGDERTVDVHIKRLRERFAEFESDFKIVTIRGLGYRLEVYRN; this comes from the coding sequence TTGGCTAAGATTATGGTGGTTGATGATGAGTCTCCTATTCGGGAGCTTGTCCGATTATATTTGGAAGATGAGGGATTTGAGATTGTGGAGAAGGCGAATGGAGTGGACGCGTTGGAGTATGCGGAAAACAATCCTCTCGATTTAGTTATTCTCGATATTATGATGCCAAAATTAGATGGCTGGGGGCTATGCAAGGAGCTTCGGGAGCTTGGAGATATTCCGATTTTAATGATTACCTCAAAGGGAGAAGCTCAGGATAAGATTAAGGGCTTTAAGCTTGGAACCGACGATTACTTAGTAAAGCCCTTTGATCCACTGGAGCTTGTGATGCGGGTAAGAGCCTTGCTGAAGCGTTATCGAATTTCTGCCTCTCATGTGATTAAGCTTGGAGAGCTTGAATTAGACCGGAAAACCTACCATATTGTCTATCCAGATAAACGAAGGGTAACCATTCCGATGAAGGAGTTTGAGTTACTTTATAAGCTGGGCAGCTATTCAGGTCAGCTGTTCACACGTGACAACCTTATTGAACAGATTTGGGGCATAGATTATGAGGGGGATGAGCGGACAGTTGATGTACATATCAAGCGGCTTCGGGAACGATTTGCGGAGTTTGAATCTGATTTCAAGATTGTAACCATCCGTGGTCTCGGGTATCGATTGGAGGTGTATCGCAATTAA
- a CDS encoding sensor histidine kinase, producing the protein MVSLFVAYLGTTYLYKDVIHKEIRRILLENGEKVIELYETSNSDDVVQFTQTFTGTIGSRLQLYNQEGVPLLDEDLKVETKDVESVLSGEVEEKIFEGEIQVPVVGIPFSDNGESFALFISVERNKVEEETMNSIHLMYVFILFLGSLLIIIGARYVVNPLVRLTEATRKMAQGNFKIELPTKRKDEIGVLSTSFNEMARELGKLDQMRQEFVANVSHEIQSPLTSISGFSKALQQKQVNEETRNRYLKIIEQESERLSRLGRNLLHLSHLQHDQHKLTLVTYRLDEQLRSVVIGLEPQWSAKSILFDIQLEPITIEADEDQLKQVWMNIINNSIKFTPAQGNIAVEATVNNNQITVSISDNGVGIPKEERKDIFKPFHKVDKSRDPSIKGNGLGLSIVKQIIDLHHGHIEVAESPSGGAKFIVTIPQL; encoded by the coding sequence ATGGTTAGTTTGTTTGTTGCCTATCTGGGAACGACTTATTTATATAAAGATGTTATTCATAAGGAGATTCGCCGAATCCTACTCGAAAATGGTGAAAAGGTGATCGAACTCTATGAGACTTCTAATTCTGACGATGTTGTGCAATTTACTCAAACATTTACAGGGACAATTGGAAGTAGGCTTCAGCTATATAATCAGGAGGGGGTTCCTCTACTCGATGAGGACTTGAAGGTTGAAACAAAAGATGTAGAATCCGTTCTCTCAGGGGAAGTAGAGGAAAAGATCTTTGAAGGAGAAATTCAAGTCCCGGTCGTGGGGATTCCCTTTTCGGATAATGGTGAGTCCTTTGCATTATTTATCAGCGTAGAGAGAAATAAGGTGGAAGAGGAAACGATGAATTCGATTCACCTCATGTACGTCTTTATTCTCTTTTTAGGAAGTCTATTGATTATCATTGGTGCTCGTTATGTCGTGAATCCTCTTGTTCGGCTAACCGAAGCAACGAGGAAGATGGCGCAAGGGAACTTTAAAATTGAACTCCCAACAAAACGTAAGGATGAGATTGGAGTCTTAAGTACCAGTTTTAATGAAATGGCAAGGGAACTTGGGAAGCTTGATCAAATGCGTCAGGAATTTGTAGCCAATGTCTCCCATGAAATTCAATCACCGCTCACCTCCATCTCAGGATTTTCAAAGGCATTACAACAAAAGCAAGTAAATGAGGAAACTCGGAATCGGTATTTGAAAATCATTGAACAGGAAAGCGAACGGTTATCACGCCTTGGAAGAAATCTGCTTCACCTTTCTCATTTGCAGCATGACCAACATAAGCTTACCTTGGTAACTTATCGTTTAGATGAGCAGTTGCGGAGTGTAGTAATTGGTCTAGAACCACAATGGTCTGCAAAAAGCATTTTGTTTGATATTCAGCTAGAGCCGATAACTATAGAGGCAGATGAGGATCAGCTGAAACAGGTATGGATGAATATTATTAATAACAGTATTAAATTCACCCCAGCTCAAGGGAATATTGCTGTTGAAGCTACTGTTAATAATAATCAAATCACTGTTTCGATTAGTGATAATGGTGTGGGGATACCAAAAGAAGAACGAAAGGATATTTTTAAGCCTTTCCACAAGGTTGATAAGTCCCGTGATCCTTCGATCAAAGGAAACGGGCTAGGATTATCGATTGTAAAACAAATTATTGATTTACATCATGGCCATATAGAAGTGGCTGAAAGTCCTTCGGGAGGGGCGAAGTTTATCGTGACAATACCCCAACTATAA
- a CDS encoding ABC transporter ATP-binding protein — protein sequence MITVTDVSKVYSLESGDFYALKNNHIHIQKGEFVAIMGPSGSGKSTLLQLLGGLDSPSSGKIVVDDVELNTLNEKELTQFRRTKLGFVFQNYQLLPMMTVGENIALALSANNASKAKIKTTVKQLLSDVNLEGKETQFPSQLSGGQQQRVAIARALAMKPSLILADEPTGNLDQKNGEDILRLLSKLNKEEQITIVMVTHDLQAAQVADRIITVRDGLIVEDGMKGGYQNETVANRMA from the coding sequence ATGATTACTGTAACAGATGTTTCAAAAGTGTACTCTTTAGAGTCAGGAGATTTTTATGCCTTAAAAAACAACCATATTCACATTCAAAAAGGAGAATTTGTAGCGATCATGGGTCCGAGTGGCTCGGGAAAAAGTACCTTACTTCAGCTGTTAGGCGGACTTGATTCTCCTAGTTCAGGAAAAATTGTCGTGGATGATGTGGAACTAAACACTTTAAACGAAAAAGAACTTACCCAGTTTCGACGTACGAAATTAGGATTTGTCTTTCAGAACTATCAGCTATTACCGATGATGACGGTTGGAGAAAACATTGCCTTGGCCCTTTCTGCAAACAATGCGTCAAAAGCGAAAATCAAAACGACTGTCAAGCAGCTGTTGTCAGATGTGAACCTGGAGGGAAAAGAAACACAATTCCCTTCTCAATTAAGCGGTGGGCAGCAACAGAGGGTAGCGATCGCAAGAGCCTTAGCGATGAAGCCAAGTTTGATTTTAGCTGATGAACCCACAGGAAACTTGGATCAAAAAAACGGAGAAGACATATTACGACTACTTTCAAAGCTTAATAAAGAAGAACAAATCACGATTGTGATGGTAACTCATGATTTACAAGCAGCACAAGTAGCTGATCGTATTATAACGGTTCGTGATGGATTAATAGTAGAAGATGGAATGAAAGGTGGTTATCAAAATGAAACAGTGGCAAATCGCATGGCGTAA
- a CDS encoding ABC transporter permease, producing the protein MKQWQIAWRNLMLRKMRTFLTILSIVIGVASTFSVIAAVDSAEKSFPIFIKEAFAKADFTIAGTEAYFSEDVLTQTESIEHATSIALLKENSKLVLEDKEVSAIQKRVVITGYSKLDTSVTGFKIMEGDLNGKGAVITDRTAKVWGTKIGDSISIDTDDGVKEIEVSAIVKYTQDLMGPSSWNMAKYHHWAIAVPLPVVQEWFGHEGEIQGIQVRASDTESLAAVEQEADQLVKNNANIYMQPVVVNVDEEFQKMDSFFLALYIAGFLGIALSAFIIFNSLYVSIRERKNEFAVLKTIGYTPGQLQVMVLTEVILLALVGTGIGLVIGYGMALGLTALVFMLIGITDGNSMVLVPGIILSLIAGLVVPIAAAWYPIRNVGKISVIEVLKENKAKAKVGTNKWVGIVGVLLIGSSFFIKHLLLVLPLMVGIALIFPYLFKMFGWVMKGFYGVVFRFSGDMAMRNLNRNLSRSSMTSVILCLGIAMIVLMASLNSALLQTYEKVIHSTYGGNLDIMFHHIEEEDLATIKATRGVADATTYSKQSIIWTLDGQKRMLPVFGVGEEWIDRFPLFTSEEWTHSELIGSLKNDEIVLDQTSFDVWGGKIGESITLDTLDGVKPFKVVAVVSTMKNNGYSAFVKDVHFKENFGVKYERNALVIKAEETSSLQLRENIYGQFGERIEEMWGPEDWVSVIGAVVTSSFSIINALVVLAIIISGIGITNTLLINIMERIREIGMMRAVGVTRKQVIRMILLEGFGIGLAATVIGILFGILLIYMTSGFMEYNTLTFEFGVSNLIISLIFLFGIIISLISSFTPSRRAAKIPLNEALRYE; encoded by the coding sequence ATGAAACAGTGGCAAATCGCATGGCGTAACTTAATGCTGAGGAAGATGAGAACCTTCCTTACGATTCTATCTATTGTCATAGGGGTGGCATCCACGTTTTCTGTGATTGCAGCCGTAGATTCCGCAGAGAAGTCTTTCCCTATTTTTATAAAAGAGGCCTTTGCGAAGGCAGACTTTACTATCGCAGGTACAGAGGCTTATTTTTCGGAGGATGTTCTTACGCAAACGGAATCCATTGAACACGCGACATCTATTGCCCTTTTAAAAGAAAATTCCAAACTTGTCTTGGAAGATAAAGAGGTTTCTGCGATTCAAAAAAGGGTGGTCATAACAGGGTATAGCAAGCTTGATACGTCTGTTACTGGGTTCAAAATAATGGAAGGGGACCTAAATGGCAAAGGTGCCGTCATTACAGACAGAACAGCCAAGGTGTGGGGAACGAAAATTGGAGATTCCATCTCCATTGATACAGATGATGGAGTGAAAGAAATCGAAGTTTCTGCGATTGTGAAGTACACACAAGATTTAATGGGACCATCTAGCTGGAATATGGCGAAGTATCACCACTGGGCAATCGCTGTTCCACTACCTGTTGTGCAGGAGTGGTTTGGTCATGAAGGGGAAATCCAAGGTATTCAAGTGAGAGCGAGTGATACAGAAAGTTTAGCAGCGGTAGAACAGGAAGCTGATCAACTTGTAAAAAATAATGCAAACATTTATATGCAACCAGTCGTTGTGAATGTGGATGAAGAGTTTCAAAAGATGGATTCCTTTTTCTTGGCTCTTTATATTGCAGGATTTCTAGGAATTGCACTTAGTGCCTTCATTATTTTTAACTCCCTGTATGTCAGTATTAGGGAAAGAAAAAATGAGTTTGCCGTTCTGAAAACGATTGGATACACTCCTGGTCAATTACAGGTCATGGTACTGACAGAGGTAATCCTATTAGCTCTAGTTGGTACAGGGATTGGTCTAGTGATTGGATACGGTATGGCGCTTGGCTTAACAGCCCTCGTCTTCATGCTCATTGGAATTACTGATGGAAATAGCATGGTGCTAGTACCAGGAATCATCTTATCGTTAATTGCAGGTTTGGTTGTTCCAATTGCTGCAGCGTGGTATCCGATACGAAACGTTGGCAAAATTAGTGTCATTGAAGTGCTGAAGGAGAATAAAGCGAAAGCAAAAGTAGGGACGAATAAGTGGGTTGGAATCGTCGGAGTTTTACTGATAGGATCTAGCTTTTTTATTAAGCATTTGCTATTGGTTTTGCCCCTTATGGTTGGGATTGCGTTGATTTTCCCCTATCTATTTAAAATGTTTGGTTGGGTGATGAAAGGATTCTATGGAGTAGTTTTTCGATTTTCGGGAGACATGGCAATGCGCAACTTGAATCGAAACCTAAGTCGTTCTTCCATGACTTCAGTGATTCTCTGTCTTGGGATTGCCATGATTGTCCTAATGGCATCCCTAAACTCTGCGCTTTTACAGACATATGAAAAAGTAATTCATTCCACTTATGGTGGGAATCTTGATATTATGTTCCACCATATTGAAGAGGAAGACCTTGCGACCATTAAAGCGACAAGAGGAGTGGCAGATGCAACGACGTATTCTAAGCAGTCAATCATTTGGACTCTTGATGGTCAAAAAAGAATGCTCCCGGTGTTCGGTGTTGGGGAGGAATGGATTGATCGTTTCCCACTATTTACTAGCGAGGAATGGACACATAGTGAATTAATTGGAAGCCTAAAGAATGATGAAATTGTCCTCGACCAAACTTCCTTCGACGTATGGGGAGGAAAAATCGGTGAAAGTATTACGCTTGATACCTTGGACGGGGTGAAGCCTTTTAAGGTGGTCGCTGTTGTCAGTACAATGAAAAACAATGGCTATAGTGCGTTTGTAAAGGATGTCCATTTTAAAGAAAACTTTGGAGTGAAGTATGAAAGAAACGCACTGGTTATTAAGGCAGAAGAAACAAGTTCACTTCAACTACGAGAAAACATCTATGGGCAATTTGGTGAGAGAATTGAAGAAATGTGGGGACCTGAGGATTGGGTATCCGTTATTGGAGCAGTCGTTACGAGCTCATTTAGCATTATAAATGCACTCGTTGTTCTTGCGATTATCATTTCAGGTATCGGAATCACGAATACATTGCTCATCAATATTATGGAGCGCATCCGCGAGATTGGAATGATGCGTGCAGTCGGGGTTACGAGGAAGCAAGTTATCAGAATGATTCTTTTAGAAGGGTTTGGAATTGGCTTAGCGGCAACCGTAATCGGAATTTTATTCGGGATCCTGCTAATCTATATGACTTCCGGTTTCATGGAGTACAATACTTTAACCTTTGAATTCGGAGTTTCCAACCTAATCATTTCATTGATCTTCTTATTTGGAATAATCATCAGCTTGATTTCAAGTTTTACACCATCAAGAAGAGCAGCCAAAATCCCGTTGAACGAAGCATTGCGATACGAGTAA